A window of Blastomonas sp. SL216 contains these coding sequences:
- a CDS encoding molybdopterin-dependent oxidoreductase, whose translation MPVQRSFCRFCHANCAILVETEGDRVVRVSGDAEDPVFGGYTCIKGRQLPEAHHHPERLLASQKKGPDGFTPIDTQAALDEIAAKLRALIDEHGPDSVAIYTGTYAFQNSAGVASGMAFAQGLGTRHFYTSVTLDQPAKVYTAAQYGSWSGGGHVFGEADVAFFIGNNPIVSHYGPPGGLPPFSPSRRLRDAIEGGLKLIVADPRESDVAALAHIHLPVKPGEDPALLAGMIHVILEERLYDEAFVQGHVDGHAELKEAVSGFPPAVAAARAGVSEADLVAAARMFAGGTKGSASTGTGPEMAGNGTLTQYLVSSLNILCGRFCREGEKSSIPRIFTPVTPRRAQVNPPMKLWGEGYPASRFRGLTHLMFEMPCNVLADEILTPGPGQIKALISIGGNPMLAFPDQDKMARAIDALDLFVSVDIRSEGVSARRSDYILAPLMCLERDDISSLSEWWYEIPYARYTEAILPRPEGLLDEYEMLWGLAKRLGTGLPLAGGPCPMEACPDKETFLDLAVAGCVVPPSQVHADSADGRAVIYDDKHPIVEPAEAGHEARFDLAAGAMPEQLVRYGRDDPAAQGYPFRLISRRSRHRFNSTGGHLSALKAKRTTNPAHIHPDDLAGLGVADGEMIRIASRHGEVHALAKASDALRRGVISMAHGYGDPDFGPDQVPLRGGSTNRLVSETSGFDPITGQALQSAIPVKVLRG comes from the coding sequence ATGCCGGTCCAGCGCAGCTTCTGCCGTTTCTGCCATGCCAATTGCGCGATCCTGGTGGAGACCGAAGGCGACCGCGTGGTGCGTGTGTCGGGCGATGCGGAGGACCCGGTGTTCGGCGGCTATACCTGTATCAAGGGTCGGCAATTGCCCGAGGCGCACCATCACCCGGAGCGGCTTCTGGCGTCGCAGAAAAAGGGGCCAGACGGCTTCACGCCGATCGACACGCAAGCGGCGCTGGACGAGATCGCCGCGAAACTGAGGGCACTGATTGACGAGCACGGCCCCGATAGCGTCGCGATCTATACGGGCACCTATGCGTTCCAGAATTCCGCTGGGGTCGCCTCGGGGATGGCGTTTGCGCAAGGGCTGGGCACGCGGCATTTTTATACCAGCGTCACGCTGGATCAGCCGGCCAAGGTCTATACTGCCGCCCAATATGGCAGCTGGTCGGGCGGCGGGCATGTGTTTGGCGAGGCCGATGTCGCGTTCTTCATCGGCAACAACCCCATTGTCTCGCATTACGGACCGCCGGGAGGCCTGCCGCCCTTCTCGCCCTCGCGCCGCCTGCGCGATGCGATCGAGGGCGGGCTCAAGCTTATCGTCGCCGATCCCAGGGAAAGCGATGTCGCTGCGCTGGCGCATATCCACCTGCCCGTAAAGCCCGGCGAGGACCCGGCGCTGCTGGCGGGGATGATCCATGTGATCCTGGAAGAGCGGCTGTACGACGAAGCGTTCGTGCAGGGCCATGTCGATGGTCATGCCGAGCTGAAAGAGGCCGTGTCGGGCTTTCCCCCCGCTGTTGCAGCAGCGCGGGCCGGGGTGAGCGAAGCCGATCTGGTCGCCGCCGCGCGCATGTTTGCCGGCGGCACCAAGGGGTCGGCCAGTACCGGCACCGGCCCGGAAATGGCGGGCAATGGCACGCTCACCCAATATCTGGTCAGCAGCCTCAACATCCTGTGCGGGCGCTTCTGCCGCGAGGGCGAGAAAAGCTCGATCCCGCGCATCTTCACGCCGGTGACGCCGCGCCGTGCGCAGGTCAATCCGCCGATGAAGCTTTGGGGCGAGGGCTATCCCGCCTCGCGCTTCCGCGGCCTCACGCATCTGATGTTCGAAATGCCGTGCAACGTGCTGGCGGACGAGATTCTGACGCCCGGCCCCGGCCAGATCAAGGCGCTGATCTCGATTGGCGGCAACCCGATGCTGGCTTTCCCGGATCAGGACAAGATGGCACGGGCCATCGACGCGCTCGACCTGTTCGTCAGCGTCGATATCCGCAGCGAGGGCGTGTCCGCGCGCCGCTCCGATTATATCCTCGCGCCGCTGATGTGCCTGGAGCGCGACGACATCTCGTCGCTGTCCGAATGGTGGTATGAAATCCCCTATGCCCGCTATACCGAGGCGATCCTGCCGCGTCCTGAGGGATTGCTCGACGAGTACGAGATGCTCTGGGGGCTGGCGAAAAGGCTGGGCACCGGGCTGCCGCTGGCGGGCGGACCCTGCCCGATGGAGGCCTGTCCCGACAAGGAGACGTTCCTCGACCTGGCCGTCGCCGGCTGTGTCGTGCCGCCCAGCCAGGTCCATGCCGACAGCGCCGATGGCCGTGCGGTCATCTATGACGACAAGCACCCCATCGTCGAACCGGCAGAAGCGGGGCACGAGGCGCGCTTTGATCTGGCAGCAGGCGCGATGCCGGAGCAGCTGGTGCGCTATGGCAGGGACGATCCGGCGGCGCAGGGCTATCCCTTCCGGCTGATCTCGCGCCGCAGCCGCCACCGGTTCAATTCGACCGGCGGGCACCTGTCCGCGCTCAAGGCCAAGCGCACCACCAACCCGGCGCATATCCATCCCGATGATCTGGCGGGGCTTGGCGTCGCCGATGGCGAGATGATCCGCATCGCCTCCCGGCATGGCGAGGTGCACGCGCTGGCCAAGGCCTCCGATGCGCTCCGCCGCGGGGTCATCTCGATGGCGCATGGCTATGGCGATCCGGACTTTGGACCGGATCAGGTTCCACTGCGCGGCGGCTCCACCAACCGGCTGGTGAGCGAAACCAGCGGCTTCGATCCGATTACCGGCCAGGCGCTGCAGAGCGCGATCCCGGTCAAGGTGCTGCGTGGTTGA
- a CDS encoding Rieske (2Fe-2S) protein translates to MAFTPVTPCDVAPGTTRFLQHEGAAYLIVRDAEGRLHALDGLCSHALLPLDGARVRRGHVLCPHHGARFDIATGAAKGPPAYCGIRTWPVQEKDGMIELDLTA, encoded by the coding sequence ATGGCTTTCACCCCGGTCACTCCTTGCGATGTTGCGCCCGGCACCACCCGGTTTTTGCAGCATGAGGGTGCAGCATATCTGATCGTTCGCGATGCTGAAGGCCGGCTGCACGCGCTCGATGGGCTGTGCAGCCACGCCCTGCTGCCGCTTGACGGCGCACGCGTAAGGCGCGGGCATGTGCTGTGCCCGCACCATGGCGCGCGCTTCGACATTGCTACCGGCGCGGCCAAGGGGCCGCCCGCCTATTGCGGCATCAGGACCTGGCCGGTGCAGGAGAAGGACGGAATGATAGAACTGGACCTCACCGCATGA
- a CDS encoding SDR family oxidoreductase, which translates to MIFDVKDKVVLITGAASGIGAATARLAAERGARVIATDLDGERIQGVAADCQCIGLRHDVTSADDWDNAITAAVHHHGRLDALVSNAGFVNYEPIINLDLARFRKLNQVHVEGSFIGLQKAVAQMRAQARVQPATGSIVLTASVMANCAAPAISAYAVAKAAMANMARAVGVEVGRKGDMIRVNAVCPGPTRTPLLEGALPPGAMNDPAHWTDVPLGVPQEPEDIAESILFLISEESSFMTATQMVVDGGWSLT; encoded by the coding sequence ATGATTTTCGACGTCAAGGACAAGGTCGTTCTCATCACCGGCGCGGCCTCGGGCATCGGCGCTGCGACCGCGCGGTTGGCGGCCGAGCGCGGGGCCAGGGTGATCGCCACCGATCTGGATGGCGAGCGCATCCAGGGCGTGGCCGCCGATTGCCAATGCATCGGGTTGAGGCACGATGTCACCTCCGCCGACGATTGGGACAATGCGATCACCGCTGCCGTGCACCATCACGGGCGGCTTGATGCGCTGGTCAGCAATGCCGGCTTCGTCAACTACGAGCCGATCATCAACCTCGATCTCGCGCGCTTCCGCAAGCTCAATCAGGTGCATGTCGAAGGAAGCTTTATCGGGCTGCAAAAGGCGGTGGCGCAGATGCGCGCCCAGGCCAGGGTACAGCCGGCCACGGGCAGCATCGTGCTGACCGCATCGGTGATGGCCAATTGCGCGGCGCCTGCCATCTCGGCTTATGCGGTCGCCAAGGCGGCGATGGCCAATATGGCGCGCGCGGTCGGCGTCGAGGTCGGGCGCAAGGGCGACATGATCCGCGTCAATGCGGTCTGCCCCGGCCCCACGCGCACCCCCTTGCTCGAAGGTGCGCTGCCGCCCGGCGCGATGAACGATCCGGCGCACTGGACTGATGTGCCGCTGGGCGTTCCGCAGGAGCCCGAGGATATTGCCGAGAGCATCCTGTTCCTGATCAGCGAGGAATCCTCGTTCATGACCGCGACCCAGATGGTGGTCGATGGCGGATGGAGCCTGACATGA
- a CDS encoding SDR family NAD(P)-dependent oxidoreductase — protein MTRTAIVTGATSGIGRATALRLARAGFHIIATGRNPERGAETVRQVEAAGGSAEFHSFDVTSESDWAAVADAVTARHASVDALINSAGSFFSRPLPDTTLDDFRELWTADVESVVLGTKYGFRMMRDTKSAGSIVNISSLAGLIGLDDCAAYCAAKAAVTHFSRVAALEGAQMNPRVRVNSLNPGVIYTEMITGAYGDNDAVKAFVMDGNALQRVGTAEDIASAATFLASPAARMVTGTAMLVDGGRGAD, from the coding sequence ATGACCCGCACCGCCATCGTCACCGGCGCGACCTCGGGCATCGGCCGCGCCACCGCGCTGCGCCTCGCCAGGGCAGGCTTTCACATCATCGCCACCGGACGCAATCCCGAGCGCGGGGCAGAGACCGTGCGTCAGGTCGAGGCGGCAGGCGGCAGTGCGGAGTTCCACAGCTTCGACGTCACGTCAGAGAGCGACTGGGCGGCGGTCGCAGATGCGGTCACCGCCCGGCACGCCTCGGTCGACGCGCTGATCAACTCGGCCGGGTCGTTCTTCTCCAGGCCGCTGCCCGACACCACGCTCGACGACTTCCGCGAGCTGTGGACCGCCGATGTGGAGAGCGTCGTCCTCGGCACCAAATACGGCTTTCGCATGATGCGCGACACGAAGAGCGCTGGCTCGATCGTCAACATCTCCTCGCTCGCGGGGCTGATCGGGCTCGATGATTGCGCCGCCTATTGCGCGGCCAAGGCGGCGGTAACGCATTTCAGCCGCGTTGCTGCGCTGGAAGGCGCGCAGATGAACCCCAGGGTGCGGGTCAATTCCCTGAACCCCGGCGTCATCTATACCGAGATGATCACCGGCGCCTATGGCGACAATGACGCGGTCAAGGCGTTCGTGATGGACGGCAATGCGCTGCAGCGCGTCGGCACCGCAGAAGACATAGCGAGTGCCGCAACCTTCCTCGCCAGCCCCGCCGCGCGCATGGTGACCGGCACCGCGATGCTGGTCGATGGCGGACGCGGCGCGGACTGA
- a CDS encoding NADP-dependent oxidoreductase yields MTSNRQFILKRRPAGAPVAEDFALETSALPALEDGQFLIRNHYASLDPAQRGWMSDADSYMPPIPLGAPVRATTIGVVEESRAEGFAKGQWVMGLNAIEDYSIGTLGGFTQPIDPHAVPSVTNYLSLFGAVGMTAYFGFLDVCEPKAGDVVLVSGAAGAVGSLVGQIAKILGCTAIGIAGGAEKCARLTERYGFDHAIDYRGKDMAALDAAIRAVAPDGVDVIFENVGGDILDAGLMNLRHGARIGLCGLISEYNAPTPVGARNLWQLIVHRASIRGLLVADYVARFAEGGAKMGEWAAGGRLIVDEHIDEGLDNALPAFMRLFEGSNQGKMILKIA; encoded by the coding sequence ATGACCAGCAACCGCCAGTTCATTCTCAAGCGCCGCCCTGCCGGTGCACCGGTGGCCGAGGATTTCGCGCTGGAGACCAGCGCCTTGCCCGCCCTGGAAGACGGCCAGTTCCTGATCCGCAACCATTATGCCTCGCTCGATCCTGCCCAGCGCGGCTGGATGTCCGATGCGGACAGCTACATGCCGCCGATCCCGCTGGGCGCGCCGGTGCGCGCGACCACGATCGGCGTGGTCGAAGAGAGCCGCGCCGAAGGCTTTGCCAAGGGCCAATGGGTGATGGGTCTGAACGCGATCGAGGACTATTCGATCGGCACGCTGGGCGGCTTTACCCAGCCGATCGATCCCCATGCCGTGCCATCGGTGACCAACTATCTGTCGCTGTTCGGTGCCGTCGGCATGACCGCCTATTTCGGCTTTCTCGATGTGTGCGAGCCCAAGGCGGGGGACGTGGTGCTGGTCAGCGGCGCAGCGGGCGCGGTCGGGTCGCTGGTCGGTCAGATCGCCAAGATCCTGGGCTGCACCGCCATCGGTATTGCCGGCGGCGCGGAGAAATGCGCGCGGCTGACCGAGCGCTACGGCTTTGACCATGCCATCGACTATCGCGGCAAGGACATGGCTGCGCTCGATGCCGCGATCCGCGCAGTCGCGCCTGATGGCGTCGATGTGATCTTCGAGAATGTCGGCGGGGACATTCTGGATGCGGGGTTGATGAACCTGCGCCATGGCGCGCGCATCGGCCTGTGCGGACTGATCAGCGAATATAATGCCCCGACGCCGGTCGGCGCGCGCAACCTGTGGCAGCTCATCGTCCACCGCGCCTCGATCCGGGGCCTGCTGGTCGCCGATTATGTCGCGCGCTTTGCCGAGGGCGGGGCGAAGATGGGTGAATGGGCGGCTGGCGGCAGGCTGATCGTCGACGAGCATATCGACGAGGGGCTGGACAATGCACTGCCCGCGTTCATGCGGCTGTTCGAAGGGTCCAATCAGGGCAAGATGATCCTGAAGATCGCCTGA
- a CDS encoding ThuA domain-containing protein, producing MRRLLVLSGGHPYEAAPFAALLARLSGWQVEHLVHPDAETAVADGAAAQADALLFYDMPGFTFADGTVTSRPPSPGFVAAIKAHFARGKGAVALHHALAGWADWPEWAQMLGGKFLYRPERLDGRDCLDSGYRHDVDYQAVVVADHPVTQGLPQHFALCDELYLAEIFEDQVTPLIRASHEFAAHNFYSAAHAVAGRVFDNSAWPHPAGSNLVGWTRPVASGHLVYLQFGDGPAAYANPHVRRVLANALDYVTQDKTGETRA from the coding sequence GTGCGCCGATTGCTGGTCCTGTCGGGCGGCCATCCCTATGAGGCCGCACCCTTTGCTGCGCTGCTGGCCAGACTGAGCGGGTGGCAGGTCGAGCATCTGGTGCATCCCGATGCCGAAACGGCGGTGGCGGATGGGGCCGCAGCGCAAGCCGATGCGTTGCTGTTTTACGATATGCCGGGCTTCACCTTTGCCGATGGCACCGTCACCAGCCGCCCGCCTTCGCCGGGCTTCGTCGCCGCGATCAAGGCGCATTTCGCGCGCGGCAAGGGTGCTGTGGCGCTGCATCATGCGCTCGCCGGATGGGCCGACTGGCCCGAATGGGCGCAGATGCTGGGCGGCAAGTTCCTGTACCGGCCCGAGCGCCTGGACGGGCGCGACTGTCTCGATTCGGGCTATCGACACGATGTCGACTATCAGGCGGTCGTGGTCGCAGATCACCCGGTGACGCAGGGCTTGCCGCAGCATTTTGCGCTGTGCGACGAACTGTATCTTGCGGAAATATTCGAAGATCAGGTCACACCGCTGATCCGTGCCAGCCATGAATTTGCTGCGCACAATTTCTATTCGGCCGCGCATGCGGTGGCTGGGCGCGTGTTCGACAATTCTGCCTGGCCGCACCCGGCTGGCAGCAATCTGGTCGGCTGGACCAGGCCGGTCGCTTCAGGCCATCTGGTCTATCTGCAATTTGGCGATGGCCCCGCCGCCTATGCCAATCCGCATGTGCGGCGCGTGCTGGCCAATGCGCTCGATTACGTTACACAGGACAAAACGGGAGAGACACGAGCATGA
- a CDS encoding SDR family NAD(P)-dependent oxidoreductase translates to MSRLQGRKALVTGAASGIGAATVARLLADGATVLACDISGDGLAGTLNHVANLADPQAIAVLAAAAESQLGGLDILVNNAGVCPVGTLDELTDDQWQFGLDVNLLAPARLSKACLDLIKASKAGRVINTGSILSRYGDAGLGAYAASKHAILGFTRSLAMELGPFGVTVNCVQPGCIVTGMTRGMLENGAAADYYRDKSALKRLGQPEDIADVIAFLASDDARFITGQGIIADGGVMTHS, encoded by the coding sequence ATGAGCAGGCTTCAAGGACGCAAGGCGCTGGTCACCGGCGCTGCATCGGGCATCGGCGCCGCGACGGTGGCGCGGTTGCTGGCCGATGGAGCCACGGTGCTGGCCTGCGACATCAGCGGCGATGGCCTGGCCGGCACGTTGAACCATGTCGCCAACCTCGCCGATCCGCAGGCGATCGCGGTGCTGGCGGCGGCGGCGGAGAGCCAGCTGGGCGGGCTCGACATCCTGGTCAACAATGCCGGAGTATGCCCGGTGGGTACGCTCGACGAACTGACCGACGACCAGTGGCAGTTCGGGCTCGACGTCAACCTGCTGGCGCCGGCGCGGCTGTCCAAGGCCTGTCTCGATCTCATCAAGGCTTCCAAGGCGGGGCGGGTGATCAACACAGGATCGATCCTGTCGCGCTATGGCGATGCAGGTCTGGGCGCCTATGCCGCGTCCAAGCACGCGATCCTGGGCTTTACCCGGTCGCTGGCGATGGAACTGGGACCGTTCGGCGTCACCGTCAATTGCGTCCAGCCTGGCTGCATCGTTACCGGCATGACGCGCGGCATGCTGGAGAATGGCGCTGCGGCGGATTATTATCGCGACAAGTCGGCGCTCAAGCGGCTCGGGCAACCCGAGGATATTGCCGATGTCATCGCCTTCCTGGCGAGCGACGATGCGCGCTTCATCACCGGCCAGGGCATCATCGCCGATGGCGGGGTGATGACGCATAGCTGA
- a CDS encoding type II toxin-antitoxin system RelE/ParE family toxin: protein MKRALRISAQASKQLREISSYILRESGHPELAQAFRRRLVAKARQLDELPGTLGSDRPDLGEGIRSTPVSNYILTFRYTEQSLDLPAVLHASRDIVSHFDND from the coding sequence ATGAAGCGTGCGCTGCGGATCAGCGCCCAAGCGAGCAAACAGCTACGGGAAATCTCGTCCTACATCCTTCGGGAAAGCGGCCATCCCGAACTGGCGCAAGCTTTTCGCAGGCGTCTCGTCGCCAAAGCGCGGCAACTGGATGAGCTGCCGGGAACGCTCGGCAGCGACAGGCCGGATTTGGGCGAGGGCATCCGTTCCACGCCAGTGAGCAACTATATCCTCACCTTCCGCTATACCGAGCAAAGCCTCGACCTGCCGGCCGTTCTCCACGCCAGCCGCGACATCGTCAGCCATTTCGACAATGACTGA
- a CDS encoding type II toxin-antitoxin system ParD family antitoxin, with amino-acid sequence MNVSIGERWEGYVEALLKTGRYGSASEIVREGLRLVEEREAKLAALRETIEAAIAEDKWYTLEEVEAQLDSDLAAWENQQAAE; translated from the coding sequence ATGAATGTATCCATCGGTGAACGCTGGGAAGGGTATGTCGAGGCGCTGCTCAAGACCGGCCGCTACGGATCGGCAAGCGAGATCGTGCGCGAAGGCCTGCGACTGGTCGAGGAGCGCGAGGCCAAGCTGGCGGCCTTGCGGGAGACGATCGAGGCGGCGATTGCGGAGGATAAGTGGTACACGCTTGAGGAGGTCGAGGCGCAGCTCGATTCCGATCTGGCCGCCTGGGAAAATCAGCAGGCCGCCGAATGA
- a CDS encoding cytochrome P450 has protein sequence MTVAAEQQSFFHPDVLVDPFAFYQEHIPTEPVYHDKASGLYLVLSHRLVSEATSRTDEFSNNFQAVLSGARSEDPEVKAILDHGWPQVDTLLTADPPVHTRFRKLVNLAFSAPRVNKLEAHIREIARDLIDAMLAKDEVEFVRDFAMPLPIRMISEQLGLTHEDPATIKRWTDGFVDRLGGMVPKERELQCAREVVEFQHAIKAQMDLRRASPTDDLLSDLVHAQIDGERPLDDGELLSIVQQLLVAGNETTTATLAEGIILLARNPSELAKAKADPKIIPNMVEEILRLASASSGIWRVMKQDAELGGVTLPAGAMVMMRYASANRDPERYEQPDRFLADRANARTHLAFGRGIHMCVGNMLSRKEMTVAFEELLPRIAGFTLTDEAAIAYPPNMMLRGPVSVPVRFEPHA, from the coding sequence GTGACGGTGGCGGCGGAGCAGCAGAGCTTTTTCCATCCGGACGTGCTGGTCGATCCGTTCGCCTTCTATCAGGAGCATATCCCGACCGAGCCTGTCTATCATGACAAGGCGAGCGGGTTGTATCTGGTGCTCAGCCACAGGCTGGTCAGCGAGGCGACGTCGCGCACCGACGAATTTTCGAACAATTTCCAGGCGGTGCTGTCCGGCGCGCGGTCCGAAGACCCCGAGGTCAAGGCAATCCTCGATCATGGCTGGCCGCAGGTCGATACGCTGCTGACGGCCGATCCGCCGGTGCACACCCGGTTCCGCAAGCTGGTCAACCTCGCCTTTTCCGCGCCGCGCGTGAACAAGCTGGAAGCGCATATCCGCGAGATCGCGCGCGACCTGATCGATGCCATGCTGGCCAAGGATGAAGTCGAATTCGTCCGCGATTTCGCCATGCCGCTGCCGATCCGCATGATCTCCGAACAGCTGGGCCTCACCCATGAGGACCCGGCCACGATCAAGCGCTGGACCGATGGCTTTGTCGATCGCCTGGGCGGCATGGTGCCCAAAGAGCGCGAGCTGCAATGCGCGCGCGAGGTGGTGGAGTTCCAGCACGCGATCAAGGCGCAGATGGACCTGCGGCGCGCCAGCCCGACCGACGATCTTCTGTCCGATCTGGTCCATGCCCAGATCGATGGCGAACGCCCCCTCGATGATGGCGAGCTGCTGTCGATCGTGCAGCAGTTGCTGGTCGCGGGCAACGAGACGACCACCGCGACCTTGGCCGAGGGCATCATTCTGCTGGCACGCAACCCGTCCGAACTCGCCAAGGCCAAGGCCGACCCGAAGATCATTCCGAACATGGTCGAGGAAATCCTGCGGCTGGCCAGCGCATCTTCGGGCATCTGGCGGGTGATGAAGCAGGATGCGGAACTCGGCGGCGTCACCCTGCCCGCAGGGGCAATGGTGATGATGCGCTATGCCTCGGCCAATCGCGATCCGGAACGTTATGAGCAGCCCGACCGGTTCCTGGCCGATCGCGCCAACGCACGCACGCATCTCGCCTTTGGCCGCGGCATCCACATGTGTGTGGGCAACATGCTCAGCCGCAAGGAAATGACGGTGGCGTTCGAGGAACTGCTGCCGCGCATTGCCGGCTTCACGCTGACCGACGAGGCTGCGATCGCCTATCCTCCCAACATGATGCTGCGCGGACCCGTTTCCGTGCCCGTCCGTTTTGAGCCGCACGCATGA
- a CDS encoding acyl-CoA/acyl-ACP dehydrogenase: protein MNFDYDESQLLYRASVERFLDASDIAARKAQRAQPGGIDRARWQAMAELGLTAMALPEDRGGLGSSLLDLVAVGESFGQRISSDNWLENAVLPVLLAGAGLAEDDPLMAALASGEAIAALAMFEPEARHVATPRGTTAKASAAGHVLQGEKTFVLGGMAADWLLVSAATETGPALFLVAADAPGVFRRGYRIIDGNEAAEVRLLGCEVAKDARLALDWAAVEAALATARLVAAAEMAGLAQRLFDDTLAYVRQREQFGQPIGRFQAIQHRMVEAYALVDQAKSALIAAVTSGDPQEIAGMKAVVADAALRIGREAVQLHGGMGTTDELEIGHAHKRVLLLAQWLGDPASGLDAYAQTSIKVAA from the coding sequence ATGAATTTCGACTATGATGAGAGCCAGCTGCTGTACCGCGCCTCGGTCGAGCGTTTTCTGGACGCCAGCGACATCGCCGCACGCAAGGCACAGCGTGCGCAACCCGGCGGCATAGACCGCGCGCGCTGGCAGGCGATGGCCGAGTTGGGGCTGACCGCGATGGCACTGCCCGAGGACAGGGGCGGGCTGGGCAGCAGCCTGCTCGATCTGGTCGCGGTGGGTGAAAGCTTTGGTCAGCGCATCTCGTCGGACAACTGGCTGGAAAATGCGGTATTGCCGGTGCTGCTCGCAGGCGCAGGCCTTGCGGAAGACGATCCGCTGATGGCGGCGCTGGCATCGGGCGAGGCGATCGCCGCGCTGGCGATGTTCGAGCCGGAAGCGCGGCATGTCGCCACCCCGCGCGGCACCACCGCCAAGGCAAGTGCTGCGGGCCATGTGCTGCAGGGTGAAAAGACCTTCGTGCTGGGCGGCATGGCCGCGGACTGGCTGCTGGTCAGCGCGGCAACCGAGACTGGCCCGGCGCTGTTTCTGGTCGCCGCCGATGCGCCCGGCGTGTTCCGCCGGGGCTATCGCATCATCGATGGCAATGAGGCGGCCGAGGTGCGGCTGCTGGGCTGCGAGGTCGCGAAGGATGCGCGGCTCGCGCTCGACTGGGCGGCGGTCGAAGCGGCGCTTGCCACTGCGCGGTTGGTGGCGGCAGCAGAAATGGCCGGCCTCGCGCAGCGGCTGTTCGACGATACCCTGGCCTATGTCCGCCAGCGCGAACAGTTCGGCCAGCCGATCGGGCGCTTCCAGGCAATCCAGCATCGGATGGTCGAGGCCTATGCGCTGGTCGATCAGGCGAAAAGCGCGCTGATCGCAGCCGTGACCTCGGGCGATCCGCAGGAAATAGCCGGGATGAAGGCGGTTGTCGCCGATGCCGCGCTGCGCATCGGGCGCGAGGCGGTGCAGCTGCATGGCGGCATGGGCACCACCGACGAGCTGGAGATTGGCCATGCGCACAAACGGGTCTTGCTGCTGGCGCAATGGCTGGGCGATCCGGCCAGCGGGCTGGATGCCTATGCCCAGACATCGATAAAGGTTGCGGCATGA
- a CDS encoding OB-fold domain-containing protein: MSSALPVAEGLWTDEAAPCLIGGRNAQTGEIVFPMPQGDAAQHFAPVPLSRTGTLWSWTSQDFRPKSPPYAGPEDFTPFLIGYVELPGEVIVETRIAGAALADLKLGMAMELVLIEFAPGRSTFAFKPAGAGA; encoded by the coding sequence ATGAGCTCCGCCCTTCCCGTGGCCGAGGGCCTGTGGACCGACGAGGCCGCGCCGTGCCTGATCGGCGGCCGTAACGCGCAGACCGGCGAGATTGTCTTCCCGATGCCGCAGGGCGATGCTGCGCAGCATTTTGCGCCGGTACCCCTGTCGCGCACCGGCACATTATGGTCCTGGACCAGCCAGGACTTCCGCCCCAAATCGCCGCCTTATGCGGGGCCCGAAGATTTCACGCCGTTCCTGATCGGCTATGTAGAGCTGCCGGGCGAGGTGATCGTCGAAACGCGCATCGCGGGAGCGGCCCTGGCTGATCTCAAGCTCGGCATGGCGATGGAGCTGGTGCTGATCGAGTTCGCACCGGGCCGGAGCACCTTTGCCTTCAAGCCCGCAGGAGCAGGCGCATGA